The following proteins come from a genomic window of Gimesia chilikensis:
- a CDS encoding YdiY family protein: MGCFHLITGRKYRWYSLRIMMLWLMVCSLGNVLSAAEPVPAETLYLKSGEFLAGESVGFESGKILFQLTDGSVRKVLLEDVDRLEYAELATDPDAPPPGEELLVSNENVELPPLPAMINQTPVPQPIGVSPEFGDVEDENTSPWDRVENYYDTCWEYAEIWTKRMEIGGTFLAGNTQRDYVTTALQLEKSDDDNQFLFEIGGRWGQSNGIRDANRWYGNATLDVARTTKWIVFVTNKNVYDEFENLDWRGTISSGLGYRFVNEKDRRLIVRVGPGGTHEIYNDPSMRRTTLDVFAEIEFHWPLGDHAKLEHKQTWTPSVDNIQILRLTSETGILFKLDNKDRWNLRLGLLQVYNSYPNAGRKKNDFTGTVSLVYTRK, encoded by the coding sequence ATGGGTTGTTTCCACCTCATTACAGGAAGAAAATATCGCTGGTACAGCCTGCGAATAATGATGCTCTGGCTGATGGTCTGTAGCCTGGGTAATGTGCTGTCTGCTGCAGAACCGGTACCGGCAGAAACGCTCTATCTTAAAAGTGGGGAGTTCCTGGCGGGAGAAAGCGTCGGTTTTGAGTCGGGCAAGATCCTGTTCCAGCTGACTGATGGAAGTGTCCGTAAGGTTTTGCTGGAAGATGTGGATCGGCTCGAATACGCCGAGCTGGCGACCGACCCCGATGCTCCACCCCCGGGTGAAGAACTGCTGGTCAGCAATGAGAACGTGGAACTTCCCCCGCTGCCGGCCATGATCAATCAGACACCAGTTCCCCAGCCGATTGGCGTTTCACCGGAGTTCGGTGATGTTGAAGATGAAAATACGTCTCCCTGGGATCGGGTGGAAAACTATTATGACACCTGCTGGGAATACGCTGAAATCTGGACCAAGCGGATGGAGATCGGCGGAACTTTTCTGGCTGGAAATACGCAGCGGGACTATGTCACCACCGCACTGCAACTGGAGAAGTCCGATGATGATAACCAGTTTCTGTTTGAGATCGGCGGTCGCTGGGGGCAGTCCAATGGTATTCGCGATGCCAACCGCTGGTACGGTAATGCGACTCTGGACGTGGCGCGCACCACGAAGTGGATTGTCTTCGTAACGAATAAGAACGTTTACGACGAGTTTGAGAATCTGGACTGGCGGGGTACGATTTCCAGTGGTCTTGGTTACCGTTTTGTCAATGAAAAAGATCGCCGATTGATCGTGCGTGTTGGTCCTGGTGGTACGCACGAAATTTATAACGATCCCAGTATGCGACGAACCACACTCGACGTCTTTGCCGAAATCGAATTCCACTGGCCCTTAGGGGACCATGCGAAACTCGAGCACAAACAGACCTGGACTCCCAGTGTGGACAATATCCAGATTCTCCGTCTGACAAGCGAAACGGGGATCCTGTTCAAGCTGGACAACAAAGACCGCTGGAACCTGCGACTGGGACTGCTGCAGGTCTACAACTCTTATCCCAACGCGGGCCGTAAGAAGAACGATTTTACCGGAACGGTCTCCCTGGTTTACACGCGAAAATAA
- a CDS encoding M20/M25/M40 family metallo-hydrolase: MSVLNSNRISRLLATGYGLLFVCGVSLSLITGPASLRAETPTKPASAKAKTEVDTASGKRMLDAIKYLASDELEGRGVDTQGINLAADYIVKEFKAAGLDVTTVEESAFQKFTINTGSKLGPTNELQLTGPDGKTIPLAYDKDFRSCSFGGSGKFDAEIVFCGYGIDAQDAKYNDYANVDVKDKVVIIMRRTPQQGDKESPFAGAHGISRYAALRYKVSTAFGKGAKAILFVNDYYSTQEHKKEARELEQDAIEELILATEKWEKAAKDKEETSAVSLKKALHDVQQARKNLKEAHFDRLMEFGYAGSGDGRSIPIAHITIEKCNELFKDAGKPTLQELEGKIDETFKPESFALPQWKARGEISVEQIRTEVKNVIGVLEGKGPHADETIVIGAHYDHVGYGGEGSLAPGSTDVHNGADDNASGTVALIELARKLAARKEPLPRRLVFIAFTGEERGLIGSAHYVKNPVFDLKNTVAMLNMDMVGRLTDDKLTVFGTGTAPRWKQLVENTAKAYDLKLSLKPEGFGPSDHSSFYGKQIPVLHLFTGTHSDYHRPSDDWDKINIPGMERIIGFLEEIAIATAENPDRPQYVKIERPAATMRSGNRPYFGSIPDFGGEGPGYHISGASPGSPADKAGLKAGDAIIKMGKTKIDGLDDFDLALRMFSAGEEVEVTVLRDGKRVKLTVKLGKPK, from the coding sequence ATGTCTGTTCTGAACTCGAACCGGATTTCCAGATTACTCGCAACCGGATACGGTCTGCTTTTCGTATGTGGCGTCAGCCTCTCACTGATTACCGGCCCTGCCAGCCTGCGGGCCGAAACTCCTACCAAACCCGCCAGCGCCAAAGCCAAAACGGAAGTTGATACCGCCAGCGGCAAACGGATGCTGGACGCGATCAAATACCTGGCCTCCGATGAACTTGAAGGGCGTGGGGTCGACACACAGGGCATCAACCTCGCTGCGGACTATATCGTCAAAGAATTCAAAGCAGCCGGCCTGGATGTGACAACGGTCGAAGAAAGTGCCTTTCAGAAATTCACCATCAACACCGGCAGCAAACTGGGACCGACCAACGAACTGCAGTTGACCGGACCGGATGGAAAAACAATTCCCCTCGCCTACGACAAAGATTTCCGTTCCTGCTCGTTCGGCGGCTCGGGAAAATTTGATGCGGAAATCGTCTTCTGCGGATACGGCATCGATGCCCAGGACGCGAAATACAATGACTATGCCAACGTCGATGTGAAAGACAAGGTCGTCATCATCATGCGTCGCACGCCTCAGCAGGGCGATAAAGAGAGCCCGTTCGCAGGGGCCCATGGAATTTCGCGTTACGCAGCTCTCCGCTACAAAGTGAGCACCGCATTCGGCAAAGGGGCCAAAGCGATCCTGTTCGTCAACGATTACTATTCTACGCAGGAACACAAAAAAGAGGCCCGCGAACTGGAACAGGACGCGATTGAAGAACTGATTCTCGCTACCGAAAAATGGGAAAAAGCAGCGAAGGATAAAGAGGAAACCAGTGCTGTTTCACTGAAGAAAGCTCTGCACGACGTGCAGCAGGCACGCAAGAATCTCAAAGAGGCGCATTTCGACCGGCTGATGGAATTTGGTTATGCCGGCAGCGGAGATGGCCGTTCGATTCCAATCGCTCACATCACGATCGAAAAGTGTAACGAACTCTTCAAGGACGCAGGGAAACCAACGCTGCAGGAACTGGAAGGTAAAATCGACGAAACTTTCAAGCCGGAAAGTTTCGCGTTACCCCAGTGGAAAGCCCGGGGCGAAATTTCGGTCGAACAGATTCGCACAGAAGTCAAAAACGTGATTGGCGTGCTGGAAGGCAAAGGGCCTCACGCTGATGAAACCATCGTCATCGGCGCCCACTATGATCACGTCGGTTATGGCGGTGAAGGTTCACTGGCCCCCGGTTCGACCGATGTCCACAACGGTGCTGACGACAATGCCTCGGGAACCGTGGCCCTGATCGAGCTGGCCCGCAAGCTGGCAGCCCGCAAGGAGCCCCTGCCTCGCCGCCTGGTCTTTATCGCCTTTACGGGTGAAGAACGGGGACTGATCGGTTCAGCACATTACGTCAAAAATCCCGTGTTTGACCTGAAGAACACCGTGGCGATGCTCAACATGGATATGGTCGGACGTTTAACTGACGACAAGCTGACCGTCTTCGGTACCGGCACCGCCCCCCGCTGGAAACAACTGGTAGAAAATACCGCGAAAGCCTATGATCTGAAACTCTCACTCAAGCCGGAAGGGTTCGGTCCCAGCGATCACAGCTCCTTTTACGGCAAGCAGATTCCGGTACTGCACCTCTTTACGGGAACTCACAGCGACTACCATCGCCCCTCCGATGACTGGGACAAAATCAACATCCCGGGCATGGAACGGATCATCGGGTTTCTGGAAGAGATCGCTATCGCGACTGCAGAGAACCCCGACCGTCCTCAATATGTGAAGATCGAGCGTCCTGCCGCGACCATGCGTTCCGGTAACCGGCCTTACTTCGGCAGTATTCCGGACTTCGGTGGAGAAGGCCCCGGCTATCACATTTCGGGAGCTTCTCCCGGCAGTCCGGCTGACAAAGCGGGCCTCAAAGCCGGCGATGCCATCATCAAGATGGGCAAGACGAAAATCGATGGTCTGGATGACTTCGACCTGGCCCTGCGGATGTTTTCCGCCGGCGAGGAGGTAGAGGTCACTGTCCTGCGGGACGGAAAGCGAGTCAAACTGACCGTGAAGCTGGGTAAACCCAAATAA